A portion of the Scleropages formosus chromosome 15, fSclFor1.1, whole genome shotgun sequence genome contains these proteins:
- the rlf gene encoding zinc finger protein Rlf isoform X1, which produces MADGQGETRLGRRDRPPQDAAEGGSDTVEGLRDALRRLEAELRQREISETSSGQYCGSFCQALMHFAGSRNSVEHRLPLLEVYCLSITCFAAARPHLTTNSDKVALVLKRLALSCFELLLSVPENEIPYGTWEQFRCSVQAAHSALLEYGSTDLQALLQAMGEGGAWSHPVLVTLLTGQQTDQEEVDRYLALEGDGFMEMRVKHLVKVGEVAKALVLAKSCADCSHISNRTAFRQTYLSHLCAMVPSEEAIREISRVDGKEVLDIICNLETEGQEQLAFILCTTYLTQHLQQESLHCSWELTLLWSKLQRRIDPSVESFLERCLQLGAIAKTVCHLLLLVRVIQAEAQQFGLVASVELCVRALQLPRQEDAETKTSVCKTVACLLPDDLEVRRACQLTEFLLGLVQAAYDALEELYLRPDQKYDEENGIIPNSLRCELLLALKAHWPFDPEFWDWKTLKRHCIRLLGMEPEEDEGTEEEVSHELEQKDAVVETVQPCESRDSEDNDDDDDDDDDKASDTHKVAPKKKVVGTSERYQRWKKYKFFCQICQREVIEARFLHHSRKHVKDGVFTCPVCLQKFHSRQEFVPHTSLHTQMPARRSLPQKKKKVKKKADAWEEMDEDEMDDLEPGEITLDPSLLMYYQSTHDPDVLEHLMDQAATKPRKPADDDYITFDYISTHFQLQDREVYPCPATNCNKNFKQFKYLSVHMKAEHDSGDDNVKHYLEMKDRREKCTFCRRHFVTAFHHRKHRRVHYGEHPYMCVVSGCGARFDTTNELIAHKQSHGFRLNYCCELKGCSLSFCDLGQLYHHEAQHFRDAAYTCTSPGCKKFYYSKKDFQKHLASHGLTFSEEDFIEQRKKKEKPLDPFSEDIGGTKKPGVFRLEEPVSGVRKDVAEFPAGTTSSSQHLSSTETKGTFICVAVCFDGKKFTCGFENCGKSFTQAREVQRHLKTVHPAQLKAEGKVQNKLNREKSAKMKPVKAEQTGCEKTTDGLSSCVPSQVSKQEFLSPAVDPVHADVQPQPSLTDDDPIRDILLGFSQLSLKPSSRRSSLSDSCHPVSGSSISQVSCSLSLSPSSVPRTTRKKALSKSRLSSAELGTPSAKSKPPQTPPEPVELPLQEEDIQISNFLVQPSTKPYTCEVKGCTFKSVTSHALMGHYLRKHSFSKERVKGMEVFRTSKFKPFKCHLCPKGYRQKSELRVHFIQMHNISEAVVEQMSCSVRRREESKALELLGPKTSLKQNVQPQKKPLLKVWSKDSPAWQQKYLKQEDAWQCSPDRENGVVKFDKNKTASGKTESLPNLQDAEEEEEEASREGRGSRRLMAKGNLCYILTNYHKPFHCVHKDCNSAFTNPSGLVRHLQSVHRYNRSQLCLEEDMDLRQSNGVKKDGVRPPRLTCKHKGCAKTFHSSSALLRHHRQQHTPDRRALAPAKESKPAGAPSVPESTPLSEEPIPQFRCSYSGCNAKYHLYSSLLRHMNYTHRNQSPQKVLSQQVHCKFEGCTRVFSQNSSYKKHVFYRHCDYYDTLVLHLQNAHKKDKPGSGCQKKLIVSATPKLPLRHSLRHCPKSQGALKNEEGAENGEDESELAKESCRSKKAALELVFRTHEEALQMCQDRCLPVAYPCMVQDCDSVLTVERSMRRHYLTCHKMSPGTFAANLRKLVNNAEQLEELIQKKSAVSARADVDRAANGVLKVEYQAEPEKPGGPSIPMSLHSIKTNPLDGQDPLGFSEEVPPESNVLVGADDLLYGEPSGHTKELPAQSGHARDKSGQLSPTPPLVPPPPLDLSPPSSLRFTVDEGFMDCSVREAAVKAAYVPASLANPSPFVATLTRQPLKRKNELSDPLTSPTSAPLDVQPLSSSPRTFDLAAYKPMGFESSFLKFIQESKDKEEEFEEGTPWGSPHRLEPAVMTLRRRDSHRRNSVKENSQRGLGITRGRRVRSLPLKPLLSPGESASVKNLRSILDRALTGCGDLAIKQLQYLRPVVVLERSKFSTSLLDLFPTKKAEKLLLGSS; this is translated from the exons GCCCTGATGCACTTCGCAGGCAGCAGGAACTCTGTGGAACACAGGCTGCCTCTGCTAGAGGTCTACTGTCTGTCCATCACCTGCTTTGCGGCTGCCCGACCGCATCTGACCACCAACTCAGACAAGGTGGCTCTGGTTCTGAAGAGACTGGCGCT gaGTTGTTTTGAACTGCTGCTCTCAGTGCCTGAGAATGAAATCCCTTATGGCACCTGGGAGCAGTTTCGTTGCTCTGTTCAG GCAGCTCACAGTGCCCTCCTGGAGTACGGGAGTACTGACCTGCAAGCCCTGCTCCAAgctatgggggaggggggtgcatgGAGCCACCCTGTCCTGGTGACGCTTCTCACTGGCCAGCAGACTGATCAAGAAGAAG TTGACAGGTATCTTGCCCTAGAGGGCGATGGCTTCATGGAGATGCGTGTCAAGCACCTGGTAAAAGTGGGCGAGGTTGCCAAGGCCTTAGTCCTGGCCAAGTCGTGTGCCGACTGCAGCCACATCTCCAACCGTACCGCCTTCCGGCAGACATACCTCTCGCACCTCTGTGCCATGGTGCCCAGTGAGGAGGCCATCAGGGAG ATCTCCAGAGTGGATGGAAAGGAGGTGCTGGACATCATCTGTAACCTGGAGACGGAAGGCCAGGAACAATTGGCTTTCATTCTGTGCACCACGTACCTGACCCAGCACCTTCAGCAGGAGAGCTTGCACTGTTCCTG GGAGCTCACGCTGCTTTGGAGTAAGCTGCAGAGGCGGATCGACCCCTCTGTGGAGTCCTTCTTGGAACGTTGCCTACAGCTGGGAGCCATTGCCAAAACAGTCTGCCATCTGCTCCTCCTGGTTCGAGTCATCCAAGCAGAG GCACAGCAGTTTGGCCTGGTGGCCTCGGTGGAGCTGTGTGTCCGGGCACTGCAGCTTCCCAGGCAGGAAGATGCTGAAACCAAGACCTCGGTCTGTAAAACGGTGGCCTGCTTGCTCCCAGATGACCTGGAGGTGCGTCGGGCCTGCCAGCTGACAGAGTTCCTTCTGGGCCTTGTACAGGCGGCCTATGACGCCTTGGAGGAACTCTACCTCCGGCCTGATCAGAAGTACGATGAGGAGAATGGCATCATCCCAAACTCACTGCGCTGCGAACTCCTCCTTGCCCTCAAGGCCCACTGGCCTTTTGACCCTGAGTTCTGGGACTGGAAAACATTAAAGCGCCACTGCATCCGGCTGCTGGGGATGGAACCTGAAGAGGACGAGGGTACCGAGGAAGAGGTTTCTCATGAGCTGGAACAGAAGGATGCGGTGGTGGAAACAGTGCAGCCTTGCGAGTCACGGGACAGCGAGGacaacgatgatgatgatgatgatgatgatgataaggCCTCTGACACACATAAAGTTGCCCCCAAAAAGAAGGTGGTTGGTACTTCAGAGAGGTATCAAAGATGGAAGAAGTACAAGTTTTTTTGCCAGATATGCCAGAGGGAGGTGATCGAGGCCCGGTTCCTCCATCATTCGAGGAAGCATGTGAAGGATGGTGTCTTCACATGCCCTGTTTGTCTGCAGAAGtttcacagcagacaggagTTTGTTCCACACACGAGTCTGCACACCCAGATGCCTGCACGACGCTCTCTCccacagaagaagaaaaaggtaaAGAAGAAGGCAGACGCGTGGGAAGAGATGGATGAGGACGAGATGGACGACTTGGAGCCAGGCGAGATCACTCTGGATCCATCGCTGCTCATGTACTACCAGTCCACCCATGACCCCGATGTGCTCGAGCACCTGATGGATCAGGCTGCCACCAAGCCCCGGAAGCCAGCCGATGACGATTACATCACTTTCGACTACATCAGCACCCATTTCCAGCTGCAGGATCGGGAGGTGTACCCATGCCCAGCCACTAACTGCAACAAGAATTTCAAGCAGTTCAAGTACCTGAGTGTGCACATGAAGGCGGAACATGACAGCGGGGACGATAACGTGAAGCACTACCTGGAGATGAAGGACCGACGGGAGAAGTGCACGTTCTGCCGGCGCCACTTTGTGACCGCCTTCCACCATCGGAAACACCGTCGGGTGCACTATGGCGAACACCCATACATGTGCGTGGTCAGTGGCTGCGGCGCTCGCTTCGACACCACCAATGAGCTCATAGCCCACAAGCAGAGCCACGGCTTCCGCCTGAACTACTGCTGTGAGCTCAAGGGCTGCAGCCTCTCTTTCTGTGACCTGGGGCAGCTCTACCACCACGAGGCGCAACATTTCAGAGACGCTGCGTACACTTGCACCAGCCCGGGGTGCAAGAAATTCTATTACTCTAAAAAGGACTTCCAGAAGCACTTGGCTTCTCATGGCCTGACGTTCTCGGAGGAAGACTTCATAgagcagaggaaaaagaaagaaaagccgCTGGACCCCTTCTCGGAGGACATCGGTGGTACCAAGAAGCCTGGTGTCTTCCGGTTGGAAGAGCCAGTGAGTGGCGTCAGAAAGGACGTCGCAGAGTTCCCAGCCGGGACCACTTCCTCCTCCCAGCACTTGAGCAGCACGGAGACCAAGGgcacatttatttgtgttgctgtgtgttttgatgGTAAGAAATTCACTTGTGGCTTTGAGAACTGCGGCAAAAGTTTCACCCAGGCACGAGAGGTCCAAAGGCACCTGAAGACGGTCCATCCAGCACAGCTGAAAGCAGAGGGGAAAGTGCAGAACAAGCTTAACAGGGAGAAAAGTGCAAAGATGAAACCTGTTAAAGCAGAACAAACTGGTTGTGAGAAGACCACAGATGGCCTGTCCAGCTGTGTACCTTCTCAGGTGTCAAAGCAGGAGTTCCTTTCTCCGGCAGTAGACCCTGTTCATGCTGATGTACAACCTCAGCCAAGCCTTACAGATGATGATCCCATTAGGGACATTCTGCTAGGATTCAGTCAACTGAGCCTGAAGCCTTCCAGCCGTAGATCGTCATTATCTGATTCCTGCCATCCTGTCTCAGGGTCTTCCATTTCACAGGTGTCTTGCTCCTTGAGCTTGAGTCCCAGCTCTGTGCCCAGAACAACGCGGAAGAAGGCATTGTCAAAGTCCAGACTCAGCTCAGCCGAACTAGGCACACCCTCAGCGAAGTCCAAACCTCCACAAACACCCCCTGAGCCCGTGGAGTTGCCGCTTCAGGAGGAAGACATCCAGATCAGCAACTTCCTTGTCCAGCCTTCCACTAAGCCTTACACCTGTGAGGTCAAAGGCTGCACCTTCAAGAGTGTGACCAGCCATGCTCTTATGGGTCACTATTTGAGGAAGCACAGCTTCTCTAAGGAGAGAGTGAAAGGGATGGAGGTCTTCAGAACAAGCAAGTTCAAACCCTTTAAGTGCCACTTATGTCCCAAGGGTTACAGACAGAAGTCGGAGCTAAGGGTCCACTTCATTCAGATGCACAACATTAGCGAAGCTGTGGTGGAGCAGATGAGCTGCTCTgtcaggaggagggaggagagcaAAGCTCTGGAACTCCTCGGACCCAAGACCAGCCTTAAGCAGAACGTTCAACCCCAAAAAAAGCCATTGCTGAAAGTGTGGTCGAAGGATTCACCGGCCTGGCAGCAAAAATACCTGAAGCAAGAGGATGCTTGGCAGTGTAGCCCCGATCGTGAAAATGGAGTGGTGAAGTTTGATAAGAACAAGACAGCCAGTGGAAAAACGGAGTCCCTTCCAAATTTGCAAGATgctgaagaggaagaggaggaagccTCTCGCGAAGGAAGAGGCAGTCGACGCCTCATGGCAAAGGGCAACCTCTGCTACATTTTAACCAACTATCACAAACCCTTCCACTGCGTCCACAAGGACTGCAACTCCGCCTTCACCAATCCGAGTGGACTGGTGCGCCACCTGCAGTCTGTGCACCGCTATAACCGCTCTCAGCTGTGCCTggaagaggacatggatttACGTCAGAGCAACGGGGTCAAGAAGGATGGGGTGAGACCTCCCCGGCTCACCTGTAAGCACAAGGGGTGTGCGAAGACGTTCCACAGCTCTTCAgccctgctgcgccaccaccgGCAGCAGCACACTCCGGACAGGAGAGCCCTGGCTCCCGCAAAGGAGTCCAAACCTGCTGGCGCCCCCAGCGTCCCGGAATCGACCCCGCTCTCCGAGGAGCCCATACCACAGTTCAGGTGCTCGTATTCTGGATGCAATGCCAAGTACCACCTATACAGCAGCTTGCTTCGCCACATGAATTACACTCATCGTAATCAGAGCCCCCAGAAGGTCCTTTCGCAGCAAGTGCACTGCAAGTTCGAGGGCTGCACGCGTGTGTTTTCGCAGAACTCTAGCTACAAAAAGCACGTGTTCTATCGACACTGCGACTACTACGACACGCTGGTGCTCCACCTGCAGAACGCCCACAAAAAGGACAAGCCTGGGAGTGGGTGTCAGAAGAAACTGATAGTCAGCGCCACACCCAAGCTACCTCTCCGGCATTCTCTGAGACACTGTCCCAAGTCTCAAGGGGCCTTGAAGAACGAGGAGGGAGCTGAGAATGGCGAAGATGAGTCGGAGCTTGCTAAAGAATCCTGCCGGAGCAAGAAAGCCGCTCTGGAGCTGGTCTTCCGCACGCATGAAGAGGCCTTGCAGATGTGCCAAGACCGCTGCCTGCCCGTGGCCTACCCCTGCATGGTGCAGGACTGCGACTCTGTGCTCACGGTGGAGAGGAGCATGCGACGTCACTACCTGACATGCCACAAGATGAGCCCAGGCACGTTTGCGGCAAACCTGCGAAAGCTGGTCAACAACGCTGAGCAGCTCGAGGAGCTGATCCAGAAGAAGTCAGCCGTGTCCGCCAGAGCTGACGTGGATCGGGCCGCGAATGGCGTGCTCAAAGTGGAATACCAAGCGGAGCCTGAGAAGCCTGGCGGCCCATCGATACCTATGAGCCTGCACTCTATTAAAACAAATCCCCTGGATGGGCAGGATCCTCTGGGTTTTAGCGAAGAGGTGCCGCCAGAGAGTAACGTTCTGGTGGGTGCAGACGACTTGCTCTATGGAGAGCCCAGCGGGCACACAAAAGAGCTCCCGGCCCAGAGCGGCCACGCTAGGGACAAGTCTGGGCAGCTGTCCCCCACACCCCCTTTagtgcctcctcctcctttggaCCTCTCTCCACCATCTTCTCTTCGCTTCACCGTTGATGAGGGCTTTATGGACTGCTCCGTGCGGGAGGCAGCAGTCAAAGCGGCGTACGTCCCCGCATCTCTAGCAAACCCCTCCCCATTCGTGGCCACACTGACACGCCAGCCGCTCAAGCGCAAGAACGAGCTCTCGGACCCGCTCACTTCACCCACATCGGCTCCCCTGGATGTTCAGCCGCTAAGCTCCTCCCCACGCACTTTTGATCTGGCAGCCTATAAGCCAATGGGCTTTGAGTCGTCCTTCCTCAAGTTCATCCAGGAGAGCAAGGACAAGGAGGAAGAATTTGAAGAGGGCACCCCCTGGGGGTCCCCCCATCGCCTCGAACCGGCCGTGATGACACTGCGCCGCAGGGACTCTCACCGCCGGAACTCTGTCAAGGAGAACAGCCAGCGGGGACTCGGCATCACGCGTGGCCGTAGGGTGCGATCCCTGCCGCTGAAGCCCCTGCTCTCGCCGGGGGAGTCGGCCTCCGTGAAGAACCTGCGCTCCATTCTGGACCGGGCCCTCACGGGCTGCGGAGACCTGGCCATTAAGCAGCTGCAGTACCTCAGGCCAGTGGTGGTGCTTGAGAGGTCCAAGTTCTCCACCTCCTTGCTTGATCTCTTTCCTacaaaaaaggctgaaaagctCCTCCTGGGAAGCTCCTAG